CCGGCCTCCGTGATGTTCCACACGATCTCGCGCTTCACCTCGGCCGCGAGCGGCAACATGGTGCGAAACACCTCTCCCAGCGGCGCCAGGTAGTAGCCCGCGATCCAGTCGGCCAGCCGCAACAGGTCGGCGTCGAGAACCGGCTCTGCATCCAGCACGTCGATCACGGTCTTGGCCTCCACCGAGGGTGGCTTGTCGTGCAGTGCCGTGACCACGCCCGCCAGGCGCTGGCTGCGGAACGGCACCAGCACGCGCCCGCCGACCACCGGCGGCATCCGCCCGTCACCCGCCAGCCGATAGGTGAAGGTGATATCGAGGGGCACGGGCAGCGCGACATCGCAGAAGGAGGGCATCAGGGCTACCGACAGATTAACTCAGCAACGATGACAGAAGTGACTTGGTGATTTGGTGATTTGGAGATTTGGATTTGTTGCCTTCGTGACCCGCGAGGTGTTTCGCTTATCGCTGATCGCTTATCGCTTTTGGCTCAAAGCTTCTCTTCCAAGCCAGTACGCCCTTTTGCCCGGAGTCCGAGATATTGCATCACCATTTGCAGGTCCTTCCAGGCTTCTTTCTTCTGGCGGGGGTCGCGCAGCAGAAAAGCCGGGTGATACGTCACGGCGAGCGGAATGCCACGGAAATCGTGCCAACTGCCGCGCAGCGCGGCCATGGACTGGTTGACCTCGAGCAGCGTGCGGGCGGCGACTGCGCCCAGGGCGACAATGACCCGCGGCGCGATGGCCTCAATCTGCCGCATCAGAAACGGCGAGCAGGTATCGCACTCGTCACGCTCGGGCGTCCGGTTGCCCGGCGGGCGGCACTTCACGACGTTGGCGATGTACACGTCGCTGCGCTTGAGGCCCATGGCCTCGATCATCCTGTTCAGGAGCTGGCCGGCACGTCCTACGAACGGTTCGCCCTGCTCGTCCTCGTCGGCGCCCGGCCCTTCGCCGATGAACATCAAGTCGGCGCGCGGATTGCCTACGCCGAAGACGATGTTCTTGCGTCCCTGGTGCAGCCGGCAGCGGGTGCAGTCGCCGATGTCTGCGCGGATCAGGCGCAGCGCCGCCGCCGGATCTTCCGCCCGGCGGATGGGCGCCAGCGCTCCGCCGCCCAAGTCGAGCAGCGCAAGCTGCGATGCATCCGGCATGGGCAC
The window above is part of the Terriglobales bacterium genome. Proteins encoded here:
- a CDS encoding uracil-DNA glycosylase — protein: MPGRPLADPELRRALRARLEFYRDLGIYDLYRRPVVAAADSAGPVTAEAPRSLEPSPATVPMPDASQLALLDLGGGALAPIRRAEDPAAALRLIRADIGDCTRCRLHQGRKNIVFGVGNPRADLMFIGEGPGADEDEQGEPFVGRAGQLLNRMIEAMGLKRSDVYIANVVKCRPPGNRTPERDECDTCSPFLMRQIEAIAPRVIVALGAVAARTLLEVNQSMAALRGSWHDFRGIPLAVTYHPAFLLRDPRQKKEAWKDLQMVMQYLGLRAKGRTGLEEKL